Proteins co-encoded in one Gehongia tenuis genomic window:
- the fabZ gene encoding 3-hydroxyacyl-ACP dehydratase FabZ has translation MTQEEIKAIIPHRDPFLFLSEVEACVSGESCTGVWKLTGEEYFFKGHFPDYPVVPGVLLLEAVCQTGAVAILCKDEYRGRIAVLAGVEKARFRKQVRPGDTIRMTARVIRQKGIIGVAEGEGYVDGELAVSARVMFGLPEPEAQNV, from the coding sequence ATGACGCAAGAGGAAATCAAGGCAATCATTCCCCATCGGGATCCCTTCCTGTTTTTGTCGGAAGTGGAGGCGTGCGTGTCCGGCGAGAGCTGCACGGGGGTTTGGAAGCTCACCGGTGAGGAATATTTCTTCAAGGGGCATTTCCCCGATTATCCCGTGGTGCCCGGCGTGCTGCTGCTGGAGGCGGTATGCCAGACCGGCGCGGTGGCCATCCTGTGCAAGGATGAATACAGGGGCCGCATCGCGGTGCTGGCGGGCGTGGAGAAAGCCCGCTTCAGAAAGCAGGTCCGCCCCGGAGACACGATCCGCATGACCGCCCGGGTGATCCGCCAGAAGGGCATCATCGGCGTGGCCGAGGGGGAAGGCTATGTGGACGGGGAACTGGCGGTAAGCGCCAGGGTCATGTTCGGCCTGCCGGAACCGGAGGCCCAAAATGTTTAA
- a CDS encoding C45 family autoproteolytic acyltransferase/hydolase, translating to MVPVIELSGSIRERGLAYGRAARDRIAFCISAYTKIFEAHGHSFGEARAIGRLSEAAIRAYAPDYLEEMAAIAEGADVEYGDILALNNRSEVLFMSECTAFAVMPENTANGHTLIGQTWDFLHILRGAMVILRIEMETGSLILFTEAGLIGGKGMNSHGLGLTLNALKAPFRRKGTLPLHVRMRGALEQPALCAAYNRLVEGEIGCPACVTLAHRDGLAIAAEMTEGDVGALLPEDGCILHTNFFLTPRFTERDGNKKYGGTLSRQARVNQMLRGRKDVTVDFLKAVLGDHKGAPEGICRHAQTGQGLPAATNFGLIMDLTAGVAHFSENNPCENPFVTLTL from the coding sequence ATGGTACCTGTCATTGAACTTTCCGGTTCGATCCGGGAACGGGGGCTCGCCTACGGTCGGGCGGCCAGGGACCGGATCGCATTTTGCATCTCGGCCTACACCAAAATCTTTGAGGCCCACGGTCACAGCTTCGGGGAGGCCCGGGCCATCGGGCGGCTGTCCGAGGCCGCGATCCGCGCCTACGCGCCGGACTATCTCGAGGAGATGGCCGCCATCGCCGAGGGTGCGGACGTGGAGTACGGGGATATTCTCGCCCTCAACAACCGCAGCGAGGTCCTGTTCATGAGCGAATGCACGGCCTTTGCGGTGATGCCGGAAAATACGGCGAACGGCCACACGCTGATCGGTCAAACCTGGGATTTTCTTCATATCCTCCGGGGCGCCATGGTGATTCTCCGGATTGAAATGGAGACCGGTTCCCTGATCCTCTTCACCGAGGCGGGCCTCATCGGCGGCAAGGGCATGAATTCCCACGGCCTCGGTCTGACGCTGAACGCCCTCAAGGCCCCGTTTCGGAGGAAGGGCACCCTGCCCCTCCATGTGCGGATGCGGGGCGCTCTCGAGCAGCCCGCCCTGTGCGCGGCCTACAACCGGCTGGTGGAGGGCGAAATCGGCTGTCCCGCCTGCGTCACCCTGGCCCACCGGGACGGCCTTGCCATCGCGGCGGAGATGACCGAGGGGGATGTGGGAGCGCTGCTGCCGGAGGACGGCTGCATTCTCCACACCAACTTCTTCCTAACCCCCCGCTTCACCGAGCGGGACGGCAACAAGAAATACGGCGGCACCCTGAGCCGTCAGGCCCGGGTGAACCAGATGCTCCGGGGCAGGAAGGACGTGACGGTGGACTTCCTCAAGGCGGTGCTGGGCGACCACAAGGGGGCCCCCGAGGGGATCTGCCGCCATGCCCAAACCGGACAGGGTCTGCCCGCCGCCACCAATTTCGGACTTATCATGGACCTCACCGCGGGTGTGGCCCACTTTTCGGAAAACAACCCCTGCGAGAATCCCTTCGTGACCCTCACACTCTAG
- a CDS encoding MATE family efflux transporter — protein sequence MAKTLDLLDKSIPPRKIILFLAWPTIVEQILQTLVQYVDTAMVGSLGATATAAVAVGTSSIWLINGVMNAVAIGFAVQIARYIGAGELDRVKRIMTQAVLAIAVGGLFFTGLMELIAPHLPHWLGAEAAVVPLATSYLRWFGSAYLFNMAMVVCSNVLRCSGDTKTPLFFNAITNVLNVVGNFLLIFPTREITVFGSSFTMWGAGLGVTGAAISTAASFAFSGLALLGAVYFRESPIRIPIRSSYRPDKHVLREVARLGTPNALERMTLSFGQIAMTALVTGIGTTALAAHHLAITAESISYLPCFGFSAAATTLVAQALGAGETELATRYGRLCTIYGTVLMTVAGALMFIFARGLMSIFTGEAAVLDLGAGVLRIEALAEPFFALSMVIPGVLRGAGDTKWPFYISVIGMWGVRLISAYILAYPLGLGLTGAWIGMVLDLVVRGVLSVIRFATGKWKNAWTSSKNAKSA from the coding sequence TTGGCCAAAACCCTGGATCTTTTGGACAAGTCCATCCCGCCCCGGAAGATCATTCTCTTCCTCGCCTGGCCCACCATTGTGGAGCAGATTTTGCAGACCCTGGTGCAGTACGTGGACACCGCCATGGTGGGCTCTCTCGGCGCCACGGCCACCGCGGCGGTAGCTGTCGGCACCTCCAGTATCTGGCTCATCAACGGCGTCATGAACGCCGTCGCCATCGGCTTTGCGGTGCAGATCGCAAGGTATATCGGTGCGGGCGAGCTGGACCGGGTGAAGCGGATCATGACCCAGGCGGTGCTCGCGATCGCCGTGGGCGGTCTTTTCTTCACCGGCCTCATGGAGCTCATTGCGCCCCATCTGCCTCATTGGCTGGGCGCCGAAGCGGCGGTGGTTCCCCTGGCCACCAGCTACCTGCGCTGGTTTGGCTCGGCGTACCTTTTCAACATGGCCATGGTGGTCTGCTCCAATGTGCTGCGCTGCTCCGGGGACACGAAGACCCCTCTGTTTTTCAACGCCATCACCAACGTACTGAACGTGGTGGGCAACTTTTTGCTCATCTTTCCCACCCGGGAGATCACGGTCTTTGGCAGCAGCTTCACGATGTGGGGCGCGGGCCTTGGCGTGACCGGCGCCGCCATCTCCACGGCCGCTTCCTTTGCCTTCTCCGGACTGGCCCTGCTTGGCGCCGTCTACTTTCGGGAATCCCCCATCCGCATCCCCATTCGCAGCAGCTATCGGCCGGACAAGCATGTTCTTCGGGAGGTGGCCCGCCTTGGCACGCCCAACGCCCTTGAGCGCATGACCCTCTCCTTTGGACAGATCGCCATGACCGCTCTCGTAACCGGCATAGGCACCACCGCCCTTGCCGCCCATCATCTGGCCATCACCGCCGAATCCATCTCCTACCTGCCCTGCTTTGGCTTTTCGGCGGCGGCCACCACGCTGGTGGCCCAAGCCCTCGGCGCCGGGGAGACGGAGCTGGCCACTCGCTACGGCCGCCTTTGCACCATCTACGGCACGGTGCTGATGACCGTGGCCGGCGCTCTCATGTTCATCTTTGCCCGAGGGCTCATGTCCATCTTCACCGGCGAGGCGGCGGTTCTGGATCTCGGGGCCGGTGTTCTGCGCATTGAGGCCCTGGCCGAGCCCTTCTTTGCGCTGTCCATGGTCATCCCCGGCGTGCTTCGGGGCGCAGGGGACACCAAGTGGCCCTTCTACATCTCGGTGATCGGCATGTGGGGCGTGCGGCTCATCTCCGCCTATATCCTGGCCTACCCCCTCGGTCTTGGCCTCACCGGCGCCTGGATCGGTATGGTGCTGGACCTGGTGGTCCGGGGCGTGCTGAGCGTGATCCGCTTCGCCACCGGCAAATGGAAAAACGCCTGGACGAGTTCAAAAAACGCCAAAAGCGCATAA
- a CDS encoding acetyl-CoA carboxylase biotin carboxyl carrier protein: MNMDEITRLIGALDKSSVSVLELKDGEFSLKLEKAAQQIVTTPTVMPVAVTADPESAGEELGPDVKEVLSPMVGTFHTLKDEVKVGDRLKKGDALCSIEAMKLMNEIVMEEDGEIVWVSAGEGDLVEFGQQLFQYRP, encoded by the coding sequence ATGAATATGGATGAAATCACCCGCCTGATCGGCGCCCTCGACAAGTCGTCGGTATCGGTGCTGGAACTGAAGGACGGGGAATTCTCCCTGAAGCTTGAAAAGGCGGCGCAGCAGATCGTGACCACTCCCACGGTGATGCCGGTGGCGGTCACCGCCGATCCGGAAAGCGCCGGCGAGGAGCTGGGCCCGGACGTGAAGGAAGTGCTCTCCCCCATGGTGGGCACGTTCCATACGCTGAAGGACGAAGTGAAGGTGGGCGACCGCTTGAAGAAGGGCGACGCCCTTTGCTCCATCGAGGCGATGAAGCTCATGAATGAGATCGTCATGGAGGAGGACGGGGAGATCGTGTGGGTCTCCGCGGGAGAGGGCGATCTGGTGGAATTCGGCCAGCAGCTCTTCCAATACCGTCCCTAA
- a CDS encoding MBL fold metallo-hydrolase: MITLTWHGHSCWSAAFDGYTLVIDPYGPDTVPGLAPLALTANEVLCSHEHSDHGYREAVKLLPGGPSPFKVTVLDSWHDGEEGALRGPNKIFVLEAGGLRIAHLGDLGCRPAAAQLAALKDLDALMVPVGGHYTIGPEEARDLCKILHPRVILPMHYTTDEYGYPVLARLTAFTELMDNVTYSKTNTIEIARETPAQTAVLTYLG, encoded by the coding sequence ATGATCACCTTAACCTGGCACGGCCATTCCTGTTGGAGCGCGGCTTTCGATGGATATACCCTCGTCATCGACCCCTACGGACCGGACACGGTGCCCGGTCTTGCCCCTCTTGCCCTCACGGCGAACGAGGTTTTGTGCAGCCATGAACACAGCGACCACGGCTACCGGGAAGCGGTGAAGCTCTTGCCCGGCGGGCCCTCCCCCTTCAAGGTCACGGTGCTGGACTCCTGGCACGACGGCGAGGAGGGCGCCCTGCGCGGCCCCAACAAAATCTTTGTCTTGGAGGCGGGCGGCCTTCGCATCGCCCATCTCGGGGATCTGGGCTGCCGGCCCGCCGCCGCCCAGCTTGCAGCGCTCAAGGATCTGGACGCTCTCATGGTGCCGGTGGGCGGTCACTACACCATCGGCCCGGAGGAGGCGCGGGACCTTTGCAAAATCCTCCATCCCCGAGTGATCCTGCCCATGCACTACACCACGGACGAGTACGGCTATCCCGTGCTGGCCCGGCTTACCGCCTTCACCGAGCTCATGGACAACGTCACCTATTCGAAAACGAACACCATTGAAATCGCCAGGGAAACCCCCGCCCAGACGGCGGTTCTCACCTATCTAGGATAG
- the accC gene encoding acetyl-CoA carboxylase biotin carboxylase subunit translates to MFNKVLVANRGEIAVRIIRACRAMGIATVAIHSTADASALHAQLADEALCVGPASPLDSYLNQYAVLSAAVLTGAEAIHPGYGFLAENAKFARMCEKSDIAFIGPPPDPMERMGDKLYARRTMREAGVPITPGSLEALTSVDEALALANEVGYPVMVKAAAGGGGRGIRKVDGPEQMESAFSQATAEAQMAFGDGRLFLEKCVLDARHIEFQIIADAHGNVVHLGERDCSMQRRNQKLLEEAPSSALDGELRERMGRAAVAAARAVGYQNAGTVEFLVNRNHEFYFMEMNTRIQVEHPVTEMVTGVDLVQEQLRVAAGEPLSFTQKDIVLRGHAIECRINAEDPVHDFRPACGTVEMLHIPQGPGVRFDSGLYVGWQVPPHYDSMLGKLIVHGRDREDAIARMKAALMEIVVSGFPTNIDFELDLVSHPGFEAGSYDTSFIAREMK, encoded by the coding sequence ATGTTTAACAAGGTTCTCGTCGCCAACCGGGGGGAGATCGCGGTTAGGATTATCCGCGCCTGCCGGGCCATGGGCATCGCCACGGTGGCCATCCATTCCACCGCCGACGCCTCCGCCCTGCATGCCCAGCTGGCCGATGAGGCCCTGTGCGTGGGCCCCGCTTCCCCGCTGGACAGCTATCTCAACCAGTATGCGGTGCTTTCCGCCGCGGTGCTCACCGGCGCCGAGGCCATTCACCCCGGTTACGGGTTTCTGGCGGAAAACGCCAAATTTGCCCGAATGTGCGAAAAGTCGGACATCGCCTTTATCGGCCCGCCCCCGGACCCCATGGAGCGGATGGGCGATAAGCTCTACGCCCGGCGCACCATGCGGGAGGCCGGCGTGCCCATCACGCCCGGCTCCCTTGAAGCGTTAACCAGCGTGGATGAGGCGCTGGCTTTGGCAAACGAGGTGGGTTATCCCGTGATGGTGAAGGCGGCTGCCGGCGGCGGCGGCCGGGGCATCCGCAAGGTGGACGGACCGGAGCAGATGGAAAGCGCCTTTTCCCAGGCCACGGCGGAGGCCCAGATGGCTTTCGGCGACGGACGGCTGTTTTTGGAGAAGTGCGTGCTGGACGCCCGGCATATCGAGTTTCAGATCATCGCCGACGCCCACGGCAACGTGGTGCATCTGGGCGAGCGGGACTGCTCCATGCAGCGCAGAAATCAAAAGCTGCTGGAGGAAGCGCCCTCGAGCGCGCTGGACGGCGAGCTTCGGGAGCGCATGGGCAGGGCGGCGGTGGCCGCAGCCAGGGCTGTGGGCTATCAGAATGCGGGTACGGTGGAATTTTTAGTGAATCGCAATCATGAGTTTTATTTTATGGAAATGAACACCCGCATTCAGGTCGAGCACCCCGTCACCGAGATGGTCACCGGCGTGGATCTGGTCCAGGAACAGCTTCGCGTGGCGGCGGGGGAACCCCTCTCCTTCACGCAGAAGGATATCGTTCTTCGGGGACACGCCATCGAGTGCCGCATCAACGCGGAGGACCCGGTACACGACTTCCGGCCGGCCTGCGGCACCGTGGAGATGCTGCATATTCCCCAGGGCCCGGGCGTACGATTTGACAGCGGTCTTTACGTGGGCTGGCAGGTGCCGCCCCATTACGATTCCATGCTGGGCAAGCTCATCGTCCACGGCAGGGACCGGGAGGATGCCATCGCCCGCATGAAGGCCGCACTGATGGAAATTGTGGTGTCGGGGTTCCCCACCAATATTGACTTTGAACTCGATCTTGTCAGTCATCCGGGCTTTGAAGCGGGCAGCTACGACACATCGTTTATCGCCAGGGAGATGAAGTAA
- the accD gene encoding acetyl-CoA carboxylase, carboxyltransferase subunit beta codes for MRGAEEETAGAMWEKCPNCGKVIYMEDLMENHKVCPGCGYHFRITGRQRINYTVDEGTFEEFNGRVMGGNPLDFPGYEEKLKSARDFTGLSDAVITGTGKIGGNPAVVCAMDGFFMMGSMGAAVGEKITRAVEKAIELKLPIVIFTVSGGARMQEGLVSLMQMAKVSGALARLNEAGLLYITVLTDPTTGGVTASFAMLGDIILAEPDALIGFAGKRVIESTVKQTLPEGFQRAEFLLEKGFVDAIVPRHELPGALAGLLSLHQREVTA; via the coding sequence GTGCGGGGCGCCGAGGAGGAGACCGCCGGCGCCATGTGGGAGAAGTGCCCTAACTGCGGCAAGGTTATCTACATGGAGGACCTGATGGAGAACCACAAGGTCTGCCCCGGCTGCGGTTATCATTTCCGCATCACCGGCCGCCAGCGCATCAACTATACGGTGGATGAAGGCACCTTTGAGGAATTCAATGGCAGGGTCATGGGCGGCAATCCGCTGGATTTTCCCGGGTATGAGGAGAAACTGAAAAGCGCCCGGGATTTCACCGGACTGTCCGACGCGGTGATTACGGGCACGGGCAAAATCGGCGGGAACCCGGCGGTGGTGTGCGCCATGGACGGATTCTTCATGATGGGCAGCATGGGCGCCGCGGTGGGCGAGAAGATCACCCGCGCCGTGGAAAAGGCCATCGAGCTGAAACTGCCCATCGTCATCTTCACCGTTTCCGGCGGCGCCAGGATGCAGGAGGGCCTCGTTTCCCTCATGCAGATGGCGAAGGTGAGCGGCGCGCTGGCCCGGCTGAACGAGGCGGGGCTGCTCTACATCACCGTACTCACCGATCCCACCACCGGCGGCGTGACGGCGAGCTTCGCCATGCTGGGGGATATCATTTTGGCCGAGCCGGACGCCCTTATCGGCTTTGCCGGCAAGCGGGTCATTGAAAGCACCGTCAAGCAGACGCTGCCCGAGGGTTTTCAACGGGCCGAGTTTCTGCTGGAGAAGGGCTTCGTGGACGCCATCGTTCCGCGGCATGAGCTGCCCGGGGCGCTGGCCGGGCTTTTGTCCCTGCATCAAAGGGAGGTGACGGCATGA
- a CDS encoding acetyl-CoA carboxylase carboxyltransferase subunit alpha, producing the protein MTDAWRRVQAARDPSRPTAQTYISAIFEDFMELHGDRVFGDDPAVIGGVARLEGRPVTVIGQEKGVDTKDKVARNFGCAHPEGYRKALRLMHQAEKFRRPVLAIVDTQGAFCGIGAEERGQGQAIAQCLMDMMALSVPAVCVLVGEGGSGGALALACGNRVAMLENAVYSILSPEGFASILWKDASRVEEAAASMKMTAAEVRDMGIVDAVIAEPEGGASAHPEAVAAAIKDYFTGALQEMDGWTPEEIREQRYRRFRAMGAC; encoded by the coding sequence ATGACCGACGCGTGGAGGAGGGTTCAGGCGGCACGGGATCCGTCCCGTCCCACGGCGCAGACCTATATCAGCGCCATCTTTGAGGATTTTATGGAACTGCACGGCGACCGGGTCTTTGGCGATGATCCGGCGGTGATCGGCGGCGTGGCACGGCTGGAAGGCCGGCCCGTGACCGTGATCGGCCAGGAGAAGGGCGTGGACACCAAGGATAAGGTGGCCCGGAACTTCGGCTGCGCCCATCCCGAGGGTTACCGCAAGGCCCTTCGGCTCATGCATCAGGCGGAGAAGTTCCGCCGGCCCGTGCTCGCCATTGTGGACACCCAGGGCGCGTTCTGCGGCATCGGCGCCGAGGAACGGGGTCAGGGCCAGGCCATCGCCCAGTGCCTCATGGATATGATGGCGCTCTCCGTGCCCGCCGTGTGCGTTTTGGTGGGCGAAGGGGGGAGCGGCGGCGCCCTGGCGCTGGCCTGCGGCAACAGGGTGGCCATGCTGGAAAACGCCGTATATTCCATTCTCTCCCCGGAGGGCTTTGCCAGCATCCTCTGGAAGGATGCAAGCCGGGTGGAGGAAGCGGCCGCTTCCATGAAGATGACCGCCGCGGAAGTAAGGGACATGGGCATCGTGGACGCGGTGATCGCGGAGCCGGAGGGGGGCGCTTCCGCCCATCCCGAGGCGGTGGCCGCCGCTATCAAGGACTATTTCACCGGCGCTTTGCAGGAGATGGACGGCTGGACCCCGGAGGAGATCCGGGAGCAGCGTTACCGCCGTTTCCGGGCGATGGGCGCGTGCTAG
- the fabF gene encoding beta-ketoacyl-ACP synthase II codes for MKRRVVVTGLGAITPVGNGVIPSWEALKAGKAGIGTISHFDPAEYTVKLAAEVKDFKPEDYMDKREARRMDLFCQYAMAAGSEAMDDAGIDLEKVDRNRFGVLVGSGIGGISTIEQEQQKFLERGNRRVSPLMIPMAIANMGAGQLAIRYGLRGRCASTVTACSSGNDAIGEAFRMIRHGYADYMLCGGAEAPITPLAVAAFNNMQALTRAEDPLRASIPFDKERSGFVIGEGASLMVLETYESAAARGAKIYGELLGYGSTCDAFHITAPEPEGSGGARAMSEAMADGGVSPEEIDYINAHGTSTPLNDRIETAAIKKALGEHAAKAAISSTKSMTGHMLGAAGAFEAMVCILAMAEGFIPPTANYQVPDPECDLDYVPVEGRRQEVNYALSNSLGFGGHNATLLFGKVKD; via the coding sequence ATGAAAAGACGGGTAGTTGTAACGGGACTGGGCGCCATCACCCCGGTGGGCAACGGCGTCATCCCTTCCTGGGAGGCCCTCAAGGCCGGGAAAGCCGGCATTGGGACCATCTCCCATTTCGATCCCGCCGAATACACGGTGAAGCTGGCGGCGGAGGTCAAGGATTTTAAGCCCGAGGACTATATGGATAAGCGGGAAGCCCGCAGGATGGATCTTTTCTGTCAGTATGCCATGGCGGCGGGAAGCGAGGCCATGGACGATGCGGGGATCGATCTTGAGAAGGTGGACCGGAACCGCTTCGGCGTTCTGGTGGGTTCGGGCATCGGCGGCATTTCCACCATCGAGCAGGAACAGCAGAAATTTCTGGAGCGGGGCAACCGCCGCGTCTCCCCCCTCATGATTCCCATGGCCATCGCCAACATGGGCGCGGGCCAGCTGGCCATCCGCTACGGCCTTCGGGGCCGGTGCGCCAGCACGGTGACCGCCTGCTCCTCCGGCAACGACGCCATCGGCGAAGCCTTCCGGATGATCCGCCACGGCTATGCCGATTACATGCTGTGCGGCGGCGCCGAGGCGCCCATCACGCCTCTGGCGGTGGCGGCCTTCAACAACATGCAGGCCCTGACCCGGGCGGAGGACCCCCTCCGGGCGTCCATTCCCTTTGATAAGGAACGCTCCGGCTTCGTCATCGGCGAGGGCGCGTCCCTCATGGTGCTGGAGACCTACGAATCGGCGGCGGCCCGGGGCGCCAAAATCTATGGGGAGCTGCTGGGCTATGGGTCCACCTGCGACGCCTTCCACATCACCGCCCCCGAACCGGAGGGCAGCGGCGGCGCCCGGGCCATGAGCGAGGCCATGGCGGACGGCGGCGTATCCCCGGAGGAAATCGACTATATCAACGCCCATGGCACCAGCACGCCCCTCAACGACCGCATCGAGACGGCCGCCATCAAGAAGGCCCTGGGGGAGCATGCCGCGAAGGCGGCCATCAGCTCCACCAAGTCCATGACCGGACACATGCTGGGCGCGGCGGGCGCATTTGAAGCCATGGTGTGCATTCTCGCCATGGCGGAGGGCTTCATTCCGCCCACGGCAAACTACCAGGTGCCCGATCCCGAGTGCGATCTCGACTATGTGCCGGTGGAAGGGCGCAGGCAGGAAGTGAACTATGCTCTGTCGAACTCCTTAGGGTTCGGAGGACACAACGCGACCTTGCTTTTTGGTAAGGTGAAGGATTGA
- a CDS encoding radical SAM family protein has product MSPLKTLPPFHTVYVERALLDHRPTRTVIARLPRARVVEVDAYQDVFLRPRQDVVLQKAAPALILARREALLYPLSPLCEAYGAERPHYASTLWGCPYDCGFCFLKGMFGSGHVVAFMNLEDCFAEAEAKGADAVFASFEGDALALSALLPHAAAFVRFAAEHGNVKVELRTRSARIAPLLEGPPLPNLIPAFSLLPESLSSWERGAPSLAARLRAARALQCHGYPVRLCLEPLLGSPAEELALVDAIRRALDPKLILDVNLAPFRMAREQFRRLEPLLPESLPVRESGGVVRLPFGHLAALRAALGRFLPEAKIYIEEERI; this is encoded by the coding sequence ATGAGCCCCTTAAAGACCCTCCCGCCCTTCCACACGGTGTATGTGGAGCGGGCGCTGCTGGATCACCGGCCCACCCGGACGGTGATCGCCCGGCTTCCCCGGGCCCGGGTGGTGGAGGTGGACGCCTATCAGGACGTCTTTCTCCGGCCCCGCCAGGACGTGGTTTTGCAGAAGGCGGCTCCCGCCCTCATTCTGGCCCGCCGGGAAGCCTTGCTCTACCCCCTGTCCCCCCTTTGCGAGGCCTACGGCGCGGAGCGGCCCCATTATGCCTCCACCCTGTGGGGCTGTCCCTACGACTGCGGGTTCTGCTTTTTAAAGGGTATGTTCGGCTCGGGACATGTGGTGGCCTTCATGAACCTCGAGGACTGCTTTGCGGAAGCCGAGGCCAAGGGCGCGGACGCCGTCTTTGCCAGCTTCGAGGGCGACGCGCTGGCCCTGTCCGCCCTTCTGCCCCACGCGGCGGCCTTTGTCCGCTTTGCAGCGGAGCATGGGAACGTCAAAGTGGAGCTTCGGACAAGGAGCGCCCGCATCGCGCCCCTCCTTGAGGGGCCGCCCCTGCCCAATCTCATACCCGCCTTTTCCCTCCTGCCGGAATCCCTGTCCTCCTGGGAGCGGGGGGCGCCCAGCCTCGCCGCACGGCTTCGGGCCGCCCGGGCCCTGCAGTGCCACGGCTATCCAGTGCGGCTTTGTCTCGAACCTCTGCTGGGCTCCCCCGCGGAGGAGCTCGCCCTGGTGGACGCCATCCGGCGGGCATTGGACCCAAAGCTCATTCTGGACGTCAACCTGGCGCCCTTCCGCATGGCCCGGGAACAGTTCCGCAGGCTGGAACCGCTGCTGCCCGAATCCCTGCCCGTCCGTGAATCGGGAGGGGTCGTGCGGCTGCCCTTCGGACATCTCGCCGCCCTGCGGGCGGCCCTCGGCCGGTTTCTCCCCGAGGCAAAGATTTATATTGAAGAAGAAAGGATCTGA
- a CDS encoding DUF2089 family protein, which yields MISENLPAWLAALDDEDLAFIKKFLLSSGSLKQMAELYKVTYPTVRLRLDRLIQRIELNDQAAPDPHIALIKRLALEEKLDYDTAKLLANSYRKMKKEGDPRWK from the coding sequence ATGATCTCGGAAAATCTGCCGGCATGGCTGGCGGCGCTGGACGATGAGGATCTCGCCTTCATCAAAAAATTTCTTCTCTCCTCCGGCTCCCTCAAGCAGATGGCGGAGCTGTACAAGGTGACCTACCCCACGGTGCGCCTGCGGCTGGACCGGCTCATCCAGCGGATTGAGCTGAACGACCAAGCGGCGCCCGATCCCCACATCGCCCTCATCAAGAGGCTGGCCCTCGAGGAGAAGCTGGACTACGACACGGCCAAGTTGCTGGCGAACAGCTACAGAAAAATGAAAAAGGAAGGTGATCCCCGATGGAAATAA
- a CDS encoding flavodoxin family protein, whose product MKVIAINGSPHKSGNTAAALTRVTQRIEKEGIETKLVQVGHWPLRGCMACGACKKIGRCALGDDAFHGLMDEMAAADGLLFGAPVYYASIASGMKAFMDRAFYSTGARFRHKVGGSVAVLRRSGGIATFNQLNNYLSISEMFIAPSQYWTIAHGAAPGEVLEDGEGLEIMDALGANMAYLIKLIELGRGKIEEPPVLKKTRTNFIR is encoded by the coding sequence ATGAAAGTGATCGCCATCAACGGCAGCCCCCACAAATCGGGCAACACTGCCGCCGCCCTTACGCGGGTAACCCAGCGCATCGAGAAGGAGGGCATTGAGACGAAGCTGGTGCAGGTGGGGCACTGGCCCCTTCGGGGCTGCATGGCCTGCGGCGCCTGCAAGAAAATCGGCAGGTGTGCCCTCGGCGACGACGCCTTCCATGGGCTGATGGATGAAATGGCAGCGGCGGACGGCCTGCTGTTTGGCGCGCCGGTTTACTACGCCTCCATCGCCAGCGGCATGAAGGCCTTCATGGACCGGGCCTTCTACAGCACCGGCGCGAGGTTCCGCCACAAGGTGGGCGGATCGGTGGCCGTGCTGCGAAGAAGCGGCGGCATCGCCACCTTCAACCAGCTGAACAACTACCTCAGCATCTCCGAGATGTTCATCGCCCCCTCCCAGTACTGGACCATCGCCCACGGCGCCGCTCCGGGCGAGGTGTTGGAGGACGGGGAGGGTCTGGAGATCATGGACGCTCTCGGGGCCAACATGGCTTACTTGATAAAGCTGATCGAGCTGGGCCGGGGAAAGATTGAAGAACCCCCGGTGCTCAAGAAGACCCGCACCAATTTCATTCGGTAA